A stretch of Bordetella petrii DNA encodes these proteins:
- a CDS encoding YraN family protein, with protein MSDLFLDIAYERARQAQQRLLKRRRAAARRAARGPAPAPAPRASPTQRAGTAHEDQALRLLAGAGLVPLARNLHCRTGEIDLVMRDGDTLVFVEVRARASGRYGGAAASIGRAKRARLLRSAALLLPDLARRHWGGRIPPVRFDVVAFEAGQADWLPAAFTL; from the coding sequence ATGTCCGATCTTTTCCTGGATATCGCCTACGAGCGGGCCCGCCAGGCCCAGCAGCGCCTGCTCAAGCGGCGCCGGGCCGCCGCGCGGCGGGCCGCGCGCGGGCCCGCCCCGGCTCCGGCCCCGCGCGCTTCGCCCACGCAGCGGGCCGGCACCGCGCACGAAGACCAGGCCCTGCGGCTGCTGGCGGGCGCCGGCCTGGTGCCGCTGGCGCGCAACCTGCATTGCCGCACCGGCGAAATCGACCTGGTAATGCGCGATGGCGACACGCTGGTGTTCGTTGAAGTGCGCGCCCGGGCCAGCGGCCGCTACGGCGGCGCCGCGGCCAGCATCGGCCGGGCCAAGCGGGCCCGCCTGCTGCGCAGCGCCGCCCTGCTGCTGCCCGACCTGGCGCGCCGCCATTGGGGCGGCCGGATTCCGCCGGTGCGCTTCGACGTGGTGGCCTTCGAGGCCGGCCAGGCGGACTGGCTGCCGGCCGCCTTCACCCTGTAG
- a CDS encoding phosphoheptose isomerase translates to MDMTSRMTSHFRDAMAVCEQSMHALSGPLAGAVDLLFAALANNGKILACGNGGSAADAQHFIAELVGRFERERLPLAGVALNTDTAILTAVGNDYGFEEIYERQVSALGQPGDVLVAISTSGNSANVIRAIQAAHEREMSVIALTGKGGGVVSELLAAHDVHLCVPHDRTMRIQEIHGLLLHALCDGIDALLLGDTE, encoded by the coding sequence ATGGATATGACCTCTCGGATGACGTCGCACTTCCGCGACGCCATGGCCGTCTGCGAACAAAGCATGCACGCGCTGTCCGGCCCCCTGGCCGGCGCGGTCGACCTGCTGTTCGCGGCCCTGGCCAACAACGGCAAGATACTGGCGTGCGGCAACGGCGGCTCGGCCGCCGACGCCCAGCATTTCATCGCCGAACTGGTGGGCCGCTTCGAACGCGAGCGCCTGCCCCTGGCCGGTGTCGCCCTGAACACCGACACCGCCATTCTTACCGCGGTCGGCAACGACTACGGCTTCGAAGAAATCTACGAACGCCAGGTCAGCGCGCTGGGCCAGCCCGGCGATGTGCTGGTGGCGATTTCCACCAGCGGCAATTCCGCCAACGTGATCCGCGCCATCCAGGCCGCCCACGAGCGCGAAATGTCCGTCATCGCCCTCACGGGCAAGGGCGGCGGCGTGGTCAGTGAACTCCTGGCTGCGCACGACGTCCATCTATGTGTGCCGCATGACCGCACCATGCGCATCCAGGAAATCCACGGCCTGCTGCTGCATGCGCTGTGCGACGGTATAGATGCCCTTCTTCTAGGAGACACCGAATGA
- a CDS encoding BON domain-containing protein, with translation MMPDAKTVARPLLLAALLGTALSLSACAPLVVGGAAATTAVVITDRRTSGAQLEDQNIAFKAERQISEKLGDAARVNAMSYNSVVLLTGDVPSEAAKAQATTVAQGIQHVKSVVNQLNIGPAASFGTRSNDTWLTSKVKTALLNTKYVPSATIAVTTDRSVVYLMGLVTEAEGNYAATAASEVGGVAKVVKLFEVISRDEALRLSGPGTQPQGAQSNTATQQHAAPIESGGGGAVNGVQAIPIK, from the coding sequence ATGATGCCCGACGCCAAGACGGTTGCCCGCCCCCTGCTGCTGGCCGCCCTGCTCGGCACCGCCCTGTCCCTGTCGGCCTGCGCGCCGCTGGTCGTCGGAGGTGCCGCCGCCACTACCGCCGTGGTCATCACCGACCGCCGCACCTCGGGCGCGCAGCTCGAAGACCAGAACATCGCCTTCAAGGCCGAGCGCCAGATCAGCGAAAAACTGGGCGATGCCGCGCGCGTCAATGCCATGTCGTACAACAGTGTGGTGCTGCTGACCGGCGACGTGCCCTCCGAGGCCGCCAAGGCCCAGGCCACCACGGTGGCGCAGGGCATCCAGCACGTCAAGTCGGTGGTCAACCAGCTCAACATCGGCCCGGCCGCCTCGTTCGGCACCCGCTCGAACGACACCTGGCTGACCTCCAAGGTCAAGACCGCGCTGCTCAACACCAAGTACGTGCCGTCGGCCACCATCGCCGTCACGACCGACCGCAGCGTGGTATACCTGATGGGCTTGGTCACCGAAGCCGAAGGCAACTATGCCGCCACCGCCGCCTCCGAAGTCGGCGGCGTGGCCAAGGTGGTCAAGCTGTTCGAAGTCATCAGCCGCGACGAAGCCCTGCGGCTGTCGGGCCCGGGAACTCAGCCGCAAGGCGCCCAGTCCAATACTGCTACGCAGCAGCACGCCGCTCCCATCGAATCCGGCGGCGGCGGCGCGGTCAACGGCGTGCAGGCCATACCGATCAAGTAA